The Fusobacterium sp. DNA segment TGTGAAGAATGCCATTATAAAGAAGAAGTAGGATGCAAAGGATGTATTAATATTACTAAACCTTTCTGGGGTGACAGCTGTCCATTAAAATCATGCTGTGAGGAAAAAACTATTGAACACTGTGGACAATGTGATATATTTCCATGTGAACTTCTTGTATCATTTGCGTATGATAAGGAACAAGGGGATGAAGGAAAGCGTATAGAGCAATGTAAATGCTGGCAAATTTAATTTTATATATTTAAAAAGCAGTTAAGTCAATCGACCTAACTGCTCTTTTTTATTTTTTATTTTCTTCTGGTTCTTCTATTTTTACATATTCTTTTAAAATATCATTT contains these protein-coding regions:
- a CDS encoding DUF3795 domain-containing protein, which produces MIQSRCGILCEECHYKEEVGCKGCINITKPFWGDSCPLKSCCEEKTIEHCGQCDIFPCELLVSFAYDKEQGDEGKRIEQCKCWQI